A region of bacterium DNA encodes the following proteins:
- a CDS encoding VOC family protein: MSRVIHFEIHASRPAALILFYEKLFGWTFSSWGDFPYWLVDTGPAASPGINGGLVQRQGPSAPPGQGVNAFVCTVDVANVEDSVALALACGGELAVPMTAIAGVGWLAYVKDPDGNLVGLMQASADAG; the protein is encoded by the coding sequence ATGTCCCGCGTGATCCACTTCGAGATACATGCGTCGCGGCCGGCGGCGCTGATCCTTTTCTACGAAAAACTCTTCGGTTGGACGTTCTCGTCCTGGGGCGACTTCCCGTATTGGCTGGTCGATACCGGGCCGGCTGCCTCGCCCGGCATCAACGGCGGCCTGGTGCAGCGGCAGGGGCCTTCCGCGCCGCCGGGTCAGGGCGTCAACGCGTTCGTGTGCACGGTCGACGTGGCGAACGTCGAGGACTCGGTCGCGCTGGCCTTGGCCTGCGGCGGTGAGCTGGCAGTGCCGATGACGGCGATTGCAGGTGTGGGCTGGCTGGCGTATGTGAAGGACCCGGACGGCAACCTGGTCGGGTTGATGCAGGCGAGCGCGGACGCAGGCTAG
- a CDS encoding fasciclin domain-containing protein: MLNQTRNFVAIALVALSVSPELATAGGNCSAEKKQASTEGATAQFASTAGAAAKETPLAIFPLAEAAGFKTLTAAVKAAGLQETLTVKGPFTVFAPTDEAFAKLPAGTVEGLLANPEKLKKVLLHHVVAGDVRAADVMKIKSAKSLNGTSLAIGTKDGVTVEGAKVVKADIVASNGVVHVIDTVLIPGDL, translated from the coding sequence ATGCTGAACCAGACCCGGAATTTCGTGGCGATCGCGCTGGTCGCCCTGAGCGTGAGCCCCGAGCTGGCGACCGCCGGCGGCAACTGCAGTGCCGAGAAGAAGCAGGCCTCCACTGAGGGCGCCACGGCCCAGTTCGCGTCGACCGCCGGTGCCGCGGCCAAGGAGACCCCGCTGGCCATCTTCCCGCTGGCCGAAGCCGCCGGCTTCAAGACCCTGACCGCTGCGGTGAAGGCTGCCGGCCTGCAGGAGACGCTGACGGTCAAGGGCCCGTTCACGGTCTTTGCGCCGACGGACGAGGCGTTCGCCAAGCTGCCGGCCGGCACCGTCGAGGGCCTGCTCGCCAATCCCGAGAAGCTGAAGAAGGTGCTGCTGCACCACGTCGTGGCCGGTGACGTGCGCGCCGCCGACGTGATGAAGATCAAGTCCGCGAAGTCGCTCAACGGCACCTCGCTGGCGATCGGCACCAAGGACGGCGTGACCGTCGAGGGTGCGAAGGTGGTCAAGGCCGACATCGTGGCGAGCAACGGCGTGGTGCACGTGATCGACACCGTGCTCATCCCCGGCGACCTGTAG
- a CDS encoding cobalamin B12-binding domain-containing protein, with amino-acid sequence MDTPAAPEAAAGPETLPRHSIAVVSRRTGLSQLVLRAWERRYHVVEPGRTESGRRRYSDLDIVRLGLLRRLTAADHRIGDVANLPLVELRELAEGLPDPWPEMNAGANLGAGMAGSLVGALPVTAAELLTEALAAVAALQSAALEDVLARASMHLSRPALRQELIRPLLERVGELWRDGTLRIAHEHMASSIVQSFLSATNASQMPDAGAPLLVVAAPARNRHELGALLVASLGLELGWEVLYLGADLPAEEIAAAALQRGARAVYLSLIFPASDVVVAGQIDLLRRLAGPGLAILAGGAASASYDAALLQAAAFRTDTPEAFERALVEILN; translated from the coding sequence ATGGATACCCCCGCTGCCCCGGAAGCCGCCGCCGGCCCAGAAACCCTGCCGCGCCACAGCATTGCGGTGGTTTCGCGCCGCACGGGACTCAGCCAGCTCGTGCTGAGGGCCTGGGAGCGTCGCTACCACGTCGTGGAGCCGGGCCGCACCGAATCCGGCCGGCGTCGCTATTCCGATCTCGACATCGTGCGGCTGGGTCTTCTGCGGCGGTTGACGGCGGCAGATCACCGGATCGGTGATGTGGCCAACCTGCCGCTGGTCGAGCTGCGCGAACTGGCGGAGGGGCTGCCCGATCCCTGGCCCGAGATGAACGCCGGTGCCAACCTCGGCGCGGGGATGGCCGGTTCGCTGGTCGGCGCCCTGCCGGTCACGGCCGCGGAACTGCTCACCGAGGCGCTGGCCGCGGTTGCGGCCCTGCAGTCTGCCGCGCTGGAGGATGTGCTGGCGCGCGCCTCGATGCACCTGAGTCGCCCGGCGCTGCGGCAGGAGCTGATCCGGCCGCTGCTCGAGCGCGTGGGAGAACTCTGGCGCGACGGCACGCTGCGGATCGCGCACGAGCACATGGCCTCATCCATCGTGCAGTCGTTCCTGTCGGCGACCAACGCCAGCCAGATGCCCGACGCCGGCGCGCCGCTGCTGGTCGTGGCGGCGCCCGCGCGGAACCGCCATGAGTTGGGGGCCCTGCTGGTGGCCTCGCTGGGCCTGGAGCTCGGTTGGGAGGTGCTCTACCTGGGCGCAGACCTCCCCGCCGAGGAGATCGCCGCCGCCGCCCTGCAGCGCGGCGCCCGCGCCGTGTACCTGAGCCTGATCTTCCCCGCCAGCGATGTGGTCGTGGCCGGCCAGATCGACCTCCTGCGCCGGCTGGCCGGCCCCGGGCTGGCCATCCTGGCCGGTGGCGCGGCGTCTGCCAGCTATGACGCGGCGCTCCTCCAGGCCGCTGCCTTCCGGACGGACACGCCGGAAGCGTTCGAGCGCGCCCTCGTCGAGATTCTCAACTGA
- a CDS encoding OmpA family protein, with protein MRARLPLPVLALLFLFTLSAATPAAAQFGKLKDKVKSKVERKVDQKTDQAIDKTIDGAVDGVGKDGEAPAPAEPAEPATPGAGGDKAAAPAPGGTAVAEDMTLYTKYDFVPGDKVIFYDDLAREELGEFPSRWDLDHGVFEIAKAEGRNWILCTDKGYILPKVPQGPLPEKYTVEMEFFSNADQDGWYTIHWVDAAGQRVGELRLGYSYMTRVVINDKELASKEVPKLARGSHVLRIMATKSTIKCYLDQERIANIPKVADFAPVGILVAMDPYFENTGISRIGTFRYAEGGKSLREQLDESGRIVTHGILFDSGSDRIKAESYKTLTDIGTMLGEDASLRLSIEGHTDADGADDANLKLSQARAAAVRAYLGEKHGIDGGRLETKGLGEGKPIDTNDTPEGKANNRRVELVKL; from the coding sequence ATGCGCGCACGCCTGCCGCTGCCCGTCCTTGCCCTGCTGTTCCTCTTCACGCTCAGCGCCGCGACGCCCGCCGCCGCGCAGTTCGGCAAGCTGAAGGACAAAGTCAAGAGCAAGGTCGAACGGAAGGTCGACCAGAAGACGGACCAGGCGATCGACAAGACCATTGATGGTGCCGTCGACGGCGTCGGCAAGGACGGCGAAGCGCCGGCGCCGGCGGAGCCCGCAGAGCCGGCGACGCCCGGGGCCGGCGGCGACAAGGCGGCCGCACCTGCGCCCGGCGGCACGGCTGTTGCCGAGGACATGACGCTCTACACCAAGTACGACTTCGTGCCGGGCGACAAGGTCATCTTCTACGACGACCTGGCCCGCGAGGAGTTGGGCGAGTTCCCTTCGCGCTGGGACCTCGACCACGGCGTCTTCGAGATCGCCAAGGCCGAGGGTCGCAACTGGATCCTCTGTACCGACAAGGGATACATCCTGCCGAAGGTGCCGCAGGGCCCGCTGCCCGAGAAGTACACCGTCGAGATGGAGTTCTTCTCCAACGCCGACCAGGACGGCTGGTACACGATCCATTGGGTCGATGCCGCCGGCCAGCGCGTGGGCGAACTGCGCCTCGGCTACTCGTACATGACCAGGGTAGTCATCAACGACAAGGAGCTCGCCAGCAAGGAGGTCCCGAAGCTGGCGCGCGGGAGCCACGTCCTGCGCATCATGGCCACGAAGTCGACGATCAAGTGCTATCTCGACCAGGAGCGCATCGCCAACATTCCCAAGGTCGCCGACTTCGCGCCCGTCGGCATCCTGGTCGCAATGGACCCGTACTTCGAGAACACCGGCATCTCGCGCATCGGCACGTTCCGCTATGCCGAAGGCGGCAAGTCGCTGCGCGAGCAGCTCGACGAGTCGGGCCGCATCGTCACGCACGGCATCCTGTTCGACTCGGGCTCGGACCGCATCAAGGCCGAGTCGTACAAGACGCTCACCGACATCGGGACCATGCTCGGGGAGGATGCCTCGCTGCGCCTGTCCATCGAGGGCCACACCGACGCCGACGGGGCCGATGACGCCAACCTGAAGCTCTCACAGGCCCGCGCGGCGGCAGTACGTGCGTACCTGGGCGAGAAGCACGGCATCGACGGCGGCCGCCTCGAGACGAAGGGCCTCGGCGAAGGCAAGCCCATCGACACCAACGACACGCCCGAGGGCAAGGCCAACAACCGGCGTGTGGAGCTGGTGAAGCTCTAG
- a CDS encoding SRPBCC family protein yields MKPHVLDSEQFVPRPRPEVFAFFSEPENLGTITPPWLEFRILTPSPVPMRQGALIDYLIRLGPLPTRWRTLITSYDPPRGFVDEQLQGPYSFWHHTHTFEEAVGGTLIRDRVLYVLPFGVLGRIVERLLIRRQLRAIFAHRQRVIAARFGAATPGD; encoded by the coding sequence ATGAAACCGCACGTCCTCGACAGCGAACAGTTCGTCCCGCGCCCCCGCCCCGAGGTCTTCGCCTTCTTCAGCGAACCGGAGAACCTCGGCACCATCACCCCGCCCTGGCTCGAGTTCCGCATCCTGACGCCGTCACCGGTGCCCATGCGCCAGGGAGCGCTCATCGACTACCTCATCCGCCTCGGTCCGCTGCCCACGCGCTGGCGCACGCTGATCACGTCGTACGACCCGCCGCGCGGCTTCGTCGACGAGCAGTTGCAGGGCCCCTACAGCTTCTGGCACCACACGCACACGTTCGAGGAGGCCGTCGGCGGCACGCTCATCCGCGACCGGGTGCTCTACGTGCTGCCGTTCGGCGTGCTCGGGAGGATCGTGGAACGCCTGCTGATCCGCCGGCAGCTGCGCGCCATCTTCGCGCATCGGCAACGCGTCATCGCGGCGCGTTTCGGCGCCGCCACGCCCGGCGATTGA
- a CDS encoding NUDIX hydrolase, with translation MVRESMPAWFYALVLVRRDDHFLLVEETDHGGGWYLPAGRVEPGETLHEAALREVREEAGIDVALDGVYRIEHTVLESGGARVRVLFSAAPSDDREPKSVPDEHTLRAGWFTRREAADLRLRSSEVTGLLALASTQAPASLAVLRTIVR, from the coding sequence ATGGTCCGTGAATCCATGCCGGCCTGGTTCTACGCACTGGTGCTCGTGCGCCGCGACGATCACTTCCTGCTCGTCGAGGAGACGGACCACGGCGGCGGCTGGTACCTGCCGGCCGGCCGTGTGGAGCCGGGCGAGACGCTGCACGAAGCCGCGCTGCGCGAGGTGCGTGAAGAGGCGGGCATCGATGTCGCGCTGGACGGCGTGTATCGCATCGAGCACACGGTGCTGGAGAGCGGTGGCGCCCGCGTGCGCGTGCTGTTCTCGGCTGCGCCGAGCGACGACCGCGAGCCCAAGTCGGTGCCCGACGAGCACACACTGCGCGCCGGCTGGTTCACCCGGCGTGAGGCCGCCGACCTGCGATTGCGTTCCAGCGAGGTGACGGGGCTGCTGGCATTGGCATCGACGCAGGCACCGGCGTCACTGGCGGTGCTGCGGACCATCGTGCGCTAG
- a CDS encoding OmpA family protein — MVFCMAFCAGLVSLSAPAQAIDKGTAELGLFGRVSFFDPALDIADWGGFGARAGYFVANNLALEADMSFTSTDGIITEGLRQDVQVMPFHARLNWHRPYGERTHLMVGAGYVHTEYGDDANASGDGAGLLLGFRYQTLEKLSFRFEATADWYSDTDFTAKEDHVDYGVQFGFSGLFGGGPGDGDKDGVTDDLDRCPETPRGEAVDANGCPLPKDSDGDGVMDDADKCPDSAQGEKVDANGCPLPKDSDGDGVLDNADKCPNTPRGEKVDRNGCPLPKDSDGDGVIDDNDKCPGTPAGTKVDKNGCPQLFEESKATLVLEGVNFETAKAELTPGAREVLDRVAVSLAAYPEIRVEVAGHTDNKGSRAYNVRLSQKRAEAVRDYLAGKGIAADRMVAKGYGPDKPLGTNDTEEGRAQNRCTELSKL, encoded by the coding sequence ATGGTTTTCTGTATGGCGTTCTGCGCCGGCCTGGTGTCGCTGAGCGCGCCGGCGCAGGCCATCGACAAGGGCACGGCCGAGCTCGGCCTCTTCGGTCGCGTGTCGTTCTTCGACCCGGCGCTGGATATCGCGGACTGGGGCGGCTTCGGTGCGCGTGCCGGCTACTTCGTCGCCAACAATCTGGCCCTCGAAGCCGACATGTCGTTCACGAGCACCGACGGCATCATCACCGAGGGCCTGCGCCAGGATGTGCAGGTCATGCCCTTCCACGCGCGCCTGAACTGGCACCGCCCGTACGGCGAGCGCACGCATCTCATGGTCGGCGCCGGCTATGTGCACACCGAGTACGGCGATGACGCCAACGCCTCCGGCGACGGCGCCGGCCTGCTGCTCGGCTTCCGCTACCAGACGCTGGAGAAACTGTCGTTCCGCTTCGAGGCGACGGCCGACTGGTACAGCGACACCGACTTCACCGCCAAGGAAGACCACGTCGACTACGGCGTGCAGTTCGGCTTCAGCGGCCTGTTCGGCGGCGGCCCCGGCGACGGGGACAAGGACGGCGTCACCGACGACCTCGACCGCTGCCCGGAAACGCCCCGCGGCGAGGCCGTCGATGCGAACGGTTGCCCGCTGCCCAAGGACAGCGACGGCGACGGCGTCATGGACGACGCCGACAAGTGCCCGGACTCGGCACAGGGCGAGAAGGTCGACGCGAACGGTTGCCCGCTGCCCAAGGACAGCGATGGCGACGGCGTGCTCGACAACGCCGACAAGTGCCCGAACACCCCGCGCGGCGAGAAGGTCGACCGGAACGGCTGCCCGCTGCCCAAGGACAGCGACGGCGACGGCGTCATCGACGACAACGACAAGTGCCCGGGCACGCCGGCCGGCACCAAGGTCGACAAGAATGGCTGCCCGCAGCTGTTCGAGGAGTCGAAGGCCACGCTGGTGCTCGAAGGCGTGAACTTCGAGACGGCCAAGGCCGAACTGACCCCGGGCGCCCGCGAAGTGCTCGACCGCGTTGCGGTGAGCCTGGCCGCCTATCCCGAGATCCGCGTCGAGGTGGCCGGCCACACCGACAACAAGGGCTCGCGCGCCTATAACGTGCGCCTGTCGCAGAAGCGCGCCGAGGCGGTACGCGACTACCTGGCCGGCAAGGGCATCGCTGCCGACCGCATGGTTGCCAAGGGGTACGGCCCGGACAAGCCGCTGGGCACGAACGACACCGAAGAGGGTCGTGCGCAGAACCGGTGTACGGAGCTGAGCAAGCTCTAG
- a CDS encoding DUF4397 domain-containing protein: protein MMNLKLKSKGLMKTLGLVTMLALSVAVTGCSDDDDNPMTPMGEGAELRVVHASPDAGNVDIYAEGVAAPLLTNVPYTATSPYLELAPGQYNIQLRPAGAAASSTPVFETGMVTVPEGARITAIAAGLAGSSNAADKLRVLLMAESFAAPGAGNAIVRVVHASADAPTVAVDVGNDGTPEIASLARFADTGAAGVALPAGSPLALGIWVASPLSKVTSLTTPALPAGAEIFVIATGLVGELPRAADGFGLLAVGPAGTIGLIRQDPTVFVLHASPDAPEVDVNLGGTSTTLVNDLAFGELSAPLQVAPGAYPLDVLVAAGGAFVAAYTTPSLAAGERYLAIASGYAADPARAFTVVPFGETFGDAVGARVRVVHASPDAPAVNVGVLNGASITPVADFSNLAFGQASSAAGTALAAGPLTVGVAGAGTTTPVVASFDLGLTAGLRAFAVAGGSLAASGETFRLLVVDATSFPWQVATVLPN, encoded by the coding sequence ATGATGAACCTGAAGCTGAAATCGAAGGGCCTGATGAAGACCCTGGGCCTGGTGACGATGCTGGCCCTGTCGGTGGCCGTGACCGGCTGCTCCGACGACGACGACAACCCGATGACGCCGATGGGCGAGGGCGCCGAGCTGCGCGTGGTGCACGCTTCGCCCGACGCCGGCAACGTCGACATCTATGCCGAGGGTGTGGCCGCCCCCCTGTTGACCAACGTGCCCTACACCGCGACCAGCCCCTACCTCGAGTTGGCGCCTGGTCAGTACAACATCCAGTTGCGTCCGGCAGGGGCGGCGGCTTCCTCGACGCCCGTCTTCGAGACCGGCATGGTGACCGTGCCCGAAGGCGCGCGCATCACGGCGATCGCGGCCGGCCTGGCCGGTTCGAGCAATGCCGCCGACAAGCTGCGCGTGCTGCTGATGGCCGAGTCGTTCGCGGCGCCCGGCGCCGGCAATGCGATCGTGCGCGTGGTGCACGCCTCGGCCGACGCGCCGACGGTGGCGGTCGATGTGGGCAACGACGGCACGCCGGAGATCGCCTCCCTGGCGCGCTTCGCCGACACCGGCGCCGCCGGTGTGGCGCTGCCGGCCGGCTCGCCGCTGGCCCTCGGCATCTGGGTGGCTTCGCCGCTGAGCAAGGTCACGTCGCTGACCACGCCGGCGCTGCCGGCCGGCGCCGAGATCTTCGTCATCGCCACCGGCCTGGTGGGTGAACTGCCCCGCGCGGCCGACGGCTTCGGCCTGCTGGCCGTGGGTCCCGCCGGCACCATCGGCCTGATCCGCCAGGACCCGACCGTGTTCGTGCTGCACGCCTCGCCCGACGCCCCCGAGGTCGACGTCAACCTGGGTGGCACGTCGACCACGCTGGTGAACGACCTGGCGTTCGGTGAACTGTCCGCACCGCTGCAGGTGGCGCCCGGCGCCTACCCGCTCGACGTGCTCGTGGCTGCCGGCGGCGCCTTCGTGGCCGCCTACACCACGCCGTCGCTGGCTGCGGGCGAGCGCTACCTGGCCATCGCCTCCGGCTACGCGGCCGACCCGGCGCGCGCCTTCACGGTGGTGCCGTTCGGCGAGACCTTCGGCGACGCGGTGGGTGCGCGTGTGCGCGTCGTGCACGCCTCGCCGGATGCGCCTGCGGTGAATGTCGGCGTCCTGAACGGCGCGAGCATCACGCCGGTGGCCGACTTCAGCAACCTGGCCTTCGGACAGGCTTCGTCGGCCGCAGGCACGGCGCTGGCGGCCGGCCCCCTGACGGTGGGCGTGGCCGGCGCGGGCACGACCACGCCGGTCGTGGCCAGCTTCGACCTGGGCCTGACCGCCGGGCTGCGCGCCTTCGCGGTGGCGGGCGGTTCGCTTGCTGCCTCGGGCGAGACGTTCCGGCTGCTGGTGGTCGATGCGACCTCGTTCCCGTGGCAGGTCGCGACCGTGTTGCCGAACTAG
- a CDS encoding GNAT family N-acetyltransferase, which translates to MSGFASIGMAVAAEAGAVARLLTRQLAEHDLPADAARVTRAVDGILTDDRVGFLLVARRGDEVVGVSYVAMIWSLEHGGPSSWLEELYVLPAWRGQGVGAALLRVSLAQARERGCLMMDLEVTEDHARAAHLYAREGFVALPRGRWVRGL; encoded by the coding sequence GTGAGCGGATTCGCCAGTATCGGGATGGCCGTGGCGGCGGAGGCGGGCGCCGTGGCGCGCCTGCTGACGCGCCAACTGGCCGAACACGACTTGCCCGCGGATGCGGCCCGCGTGACGCGCGCCGTCGACGGCATCCTGACTGATGACCGGGTGGGCTTCCTGCTCGTGGCGCGCCGGGGCGACGAGGTGGTGGGGGTCTCGTACGTGGCGATGATCTGGTCCCTGGAGCACGGCGGCCCCAGTTCGTGGCTGGAGGAACTGTACGTGCTGCCGGCCTGGCGTGGACAGGGCGTGGGCGCCGCGCTGCTGCGCGTCTCGCTGGCGCAGGCCCGGGAGCGCGGCTGCCTGATGATGGACCTGGAGGTGACCGAGGATCACGCGCGCGCGGCGCATCTCTACGCGCGCGAGGGTTTCGTGGCACTCCCGCGCGGGCGGTGGGTGCGGGGCTTGTAG
- a CDS encoding PAS domain-containing protein, whose product MPLVFAAKTQSLLPSARRLRRLAWLLALAWTLFMAVALVLRARDVRDETHLAALAIARAHAANDPHLTLMNPVIHGSRPSALQPDMHGVTGRITSLEPAHSGNAPDSWERSALLKLAEGGEEVAEFTKSEGSPTLRLMRPMVTRAECINCHAEQAGFEGSIRGGVGISVPLEPLYSAERRGHLRALWMLGPLWVIGLGGIAVGNRIIRLQAARRQQVVDELQRAHDRLQQESDVYRDGPVVVFQCRDEPGWPVVQISANVAQVLGHEASAFLDGSLMLSRVVHEHDLDRLLASVATGAQERSGRFAQATCRFRHRDGSVVWVLANLVARGGTVGGGATISGYFIDITDWRRTETDLRESEERLDLALTGAELGVWDWDLATDVVVFDTRWAAMLGHEITEIPGTLAAWSERVHPDDMPGINAVLKEHLEGRTPIYRAEFRMRHASGGWVWILDTGKVLVRDAEGRPLRAAGVHQDITRRKRLEKEAVQQERLAAVGQLAAGIAHDFNNILCSILGFTELLQTAPETPVSSQENLRRISDSSRRAAHLVRQILDFSQKTMRRVQPVDLDHCVRDTVGFLRAMLPENIRMDLQVEPGSYLMEAEPAQLQQLITNLAINARDAMPDGGTLKLALRRDTIDATAGKCAHCGQSLAGSWLRLDVADTGTGIAVETLPLIFEPFFTTKAIGDGTGLGLSQAAGIAAQHGGHFQVHSEVGGGTTFTLLLPRTDAVRAATVPEKPAIVRGAGQAVLVVEDEPSVSDAITAMLRHLGYRVTAAGSGRQALDLFAREEGRFDLVLTDVVMPDLDGEALCRHLRELAPAVRVVAMSGYPLGARGVGLLDLGAVAWVQKPITIEHLAGVVADALGGPSRG is encoded by the coding sequence GTGCCGCTCGTGTTCGCTGCAAAGACCCAGTCCCTCCTGCCCTCGGCCCGACGCCTGCGGCGACTGGCCTGGCTGCTCGCGCTGGCCTGGACGCTGTTCATGGCTGTGGCGCTTGTGCTGCGCGCCCGCGACGTTCGTGACGAGACACACCTTGCCGCGTTGGCCATCGCACGTGCCCATGCCGCCAACGATCCGCACCTGACACTGATGAACCCGGTCATCCACGGCAGCCGTCCATCCGCCTTGCAACCCGACATGCACGGCGTGACGGGGCGCATCACGAGCCTGGAGCCCGCGCACTCCGGGAACGCCCCCGACAGCTGGGAGCGCAGCGCCCTGTTGAAGCTTGCCGAAGGCGGCGAAGAGGTCGCGGAGTTCACCAAGAGCGAAGGGAGTCCGACGCTTCGCCTGATGCGGCCGATGGTGACGCGGGCCGAGTGCATCAATTGTCACGCCGAGCAGGCCGGCTTCGAGGGGAGCATTCGCGGCGGCGTGGGCATCAGCGTGCCGCTCGAGCCCCTGTACAGTGCCGAGCGCCGCGGCCACCTCCGGGCGCTGTGGATGCTCGGGCCCCTGTGGGTGATCGGGCTCGGCGGCATTGCGGTCGGCAATCGCATCATCCGGTTGCAGGCAGCGCGGCGCCAGCAGGTGGTCGATGAACTGCAGCGCGCCCACGACCGGCTCCAGCAGGAAAGTGACGTCTATCGCGACGGACCGGTCGTGGTCTTCCAGTGCCGCGACGAGCCGGGCTGGCCGGTCGTGCAGATCTCGGCCAATGTCGCCCAGGTGCTTGGCCATGAGGCGTCGGCGTTCCTGGACGGCTCCCTGATGCTCTCCCGGGTGGTGCACGAGCACGACCTGGATCGGCTGCTGGCCTCGGTGGCCACCGGTGCGCAGGAACGGAGCGGCCGCTTCGCGCAGGCCACCTGCCGCTTCCGGCATCGCGACGGGAGCGTGGTGTGGGTCCTGGCCAATCTTGTGGCGCGTGGTGGCACCGTGGGCGGCGGCGCCACGATCAGCGGCTATTTCATCGACATCACCGACTGGCGACGCACCGAGACCGACCTGCGCGAGAGCGAGGAGCGCCTGGACCTGGCGCTGACGGGTGCCGAGCTGGGCGTGTGGGACTGGGACCTGGCCACCGACGTCGTGGTCTTCGACACGCGCTGGGCCGCGATGCTGGGTCACGAGATCACCGAGATTCCCGGCACCCTGGCGGCCTGGTCCGAGCGCGTGCATCCGGACGACATGCCCGGGATCAATGCCGTCCTGAAGGAACACCTGGAGGGCCGGACGCCGATCTACCGCGCCGAGTTCCGCATGAGGCATGCTTCCGGCGGCTGGGTCTGGATCCTGGACACGGGCAAGGTCCTGGTGCGCGATGCCGAGGGACGGCCCCTGCGTGCGGCGGGCGTCCACCAGGACATCACGCGGCGCAAGCGCCTGGAGAAGGAAGCGGTGCAGCAGGAGCGGCTGGCCGCTGTCGGCCAGCTTGCGGCCGGCATCGCGCACGACTTCAACAACATCCTCTGCAGCATCTTGGGCTTCACCGAGTTGCTGCAGACAGCGCCCGAAACACCGGTGTCGTCGCAGGAGAACCTGCGGCGCATCTCCGACTCGAGCCGTCGCGCGGCGCATCTCGTGCGCCAGATCCTCGACTTCAGCCAGAAGACGATGCGTCGCGTGCAGCCGGTGGATCTCGATCACTGCGTGCGCGACACCGTGGGTTTCCTGCGGGCGATGCTGCCGGAGAACATCCGCATGGATCTGCAGGTCGAGCCGGGCTCGTACCTGATGGAGGCCGAGCCCGCGCAGCTGCAGCAGCTGATCACCAACCTCGCCATCAACGCGCGCGATGCGATGCCGGACGGCGGCACGTTGAAGCTGGCGCTGCGCCGCGACACGATCGACGCCACCGCAGGCAAGTGCGCCCACTGCGGCCAGTCGCTGGCCGGGTCGTGGCTGCGGCTGGATGTCGCCGACACGGGCACCGGCATCGCGGTCGAGACGCTGCCGCTCATCTTCGAGCCTTTCTTCACCACGAAGGCGATCGGCGACGGCACGGGGCTCGGCCTGTCCCAGGCGGCCGGCATCGCCGCACAGCACGGCGGCCACTTCCAGGTGCACTCGGAGGTCGGTGGCGGCACCACGTTCACGCTCCTGCTGCCGCGGACGGACGCCGTGCGTGCGGCGACAGTCCCGGAGAAGCCGGCCATCGTGCGCGGGGCGGGTCAAGCGGTGCTCGTGGTCGAGGACGAACCGTCGGTGAGCGACGCGATCACGGCAATGTTGCGCCACCTGGGCTATCGAGTGACGGCGGCGGGTTCGGGTCGCCAGGCCCTCGACCTGTTCGCGCGCGAGGAAGGCCGCTTCGACCTGGTGCTCACCGATGTGGTGATGCCCGACCTGGACGGGGAGGCGCTCTGCCGGCACCTGCGCGAACTGGCGCCCGCCGTGCGGGTGGTCGCGATGAGCGGATATCCACTGGGCGCGCGCGGCGTGGGGCTGCTCGACCTTGGGGCGGTCGCCTGGGTGCAGAAGCCCATCACGATCGAGCATCTGGCCGGGGTGGTCGCCGACGCGCTGGGCGGGCCCTCCAGGGGCTGA